A stretch of DNA from Oryza brachyantha chromosome 4, ObraRS2, whole genome shotgun sequence:
ttatatatatctgctTATAGTAGTTTTTGTTACAGAAGCCTGCAACGTTTTATTATTACAGTTCAGCATCATAATTACTTCTAGTATCGAAGAATTAGTCACTTGCTCTGTACACAATAAAATCGCAGGCCGTACTAATTTGTTCCATTTAGTATTGGTGCTCCTGACGTTCCCTTTCTGTCAACTCATGATATTGATGACCACGACCACGTCTTTCTGAGATTTTTCAGGTATTTTGAAGCAGGCAAGCCGTGCTAGGTTGTCAACAGATTCAGCAATTTTCTTTACTTGTGTAACCAAGTCTGAAAGAAGTGATGCAGTAACGGCCGCATGCATCACTTGCAGCAGAGCTTTATCCTCTGATATTTCGCTCCTAAGGGCTTTGGCAGCTTTGATGGCTGCAGACATGGAGTTATTGGTTGTAGATGGCACTGTCATTGTTCGAATTGCTGCTGAGAGCTCTCGGAGGGCCTGAGCAGAGTGTGAGCTCATCTCACCGCATGCTGTTCGGACTTTCAGGGACAGCTCAGGATTTGCTTCAGGATACTGTGATCAGGTCAAGGTAAGAACTACTGGTCAATAAATAGGGTTAAGAGTGTCTAGATCTCGAAATTGTGTTGGTTTTCGTAACCACCTGAGATTTTGTCAGTGTGATGACATATGAAGCCATAGCCTCCATAGAGGAAGCGCACTGGCGAGAAAGAGCTCCGATCTTCTGGTATTGGCTCCAAGGGTGTCTGAAGCTGAATTTGCCATGACCAGGCTCCCATTTGGCAAAGTTACACTGCAGGTTTGGGAATAATGTCACATTGCATCGTTGTTACGACCTTCTTGGATGAATGTGTATGTTGAAATTTTTGCTATATACCCGAAAAGTAAGCTTACCAGAGAGTCTTCAGTGGCCTTTGAATTAAGTATGCTCTTGTACGCCTGGAGAAAGGTTTTGCCCTCCAAATTCTCAGCGGAAGCGTTTTCTCCAAAGCATTCAATTTCCATTCCTGCATTCATGTATGAAATTGAGGCCCCACTCTGGAACTATAAACTGCTTTGTTCTACGTGAGCAACTTGCACATGATGATTCTACTTGGGGGACCCACATCAAGTTGTTTTGTGCGCAAGTAGGACAAAGTTACACAAAGTACAAATTAGCACAAGTGATGCCAGAATGACATGGAAGGCTGGATTCTTTTTGTGACGGAATATGGTACCATGTTCATGTTGGAACGCACTGCATGCATGGCAGCCACAAAAGGCCTTTTCAGGCTTCGCAGGAGAGTCCGTGTGTATACATACCTTCGAGGAACTGCGCCAGCTTGTCGAGGTTGCCGGCGGTGAGCTTGTGGAGGTCCTCGCCGGCCCAGACGGGCATGACGAAGATGGTGGTGCAGAGGCAGgtggcgacgccgacgacgatggTGGAGAACCGCTGGTGCGCGAGCTGGATGAGCTCCTCCACCCGGTAGCTCGACACGGCCACCAGGCTGAAGGTCAGGATGAAGATGGTCACCCCGTAGTCGTACCTCGCCTTGATCTCCGGGATGAACCGCGAgaacgtcgccgccgacgctgcAGTACGCACCAGTTGCCAtgaaccaaccaaacacatatACGTACCACGTACTGCTTATCTCCTAATCTCACTcaaaaagtaattaagtgcatGACAGCACGCATGCCTAGCTACCTATACTGGTATGAACATGACCAAGCAGTGATTGAATGAACATGCATTCGTACAGCGTACGTATAGTATACCTAGTAAGAAGACGAAGATGGCGAGTAGTATCGGTTCTCCCTGTGCGCCGCAGCGGTTGGCCACCTGATGAGCCCCGACGGCGATGAACCCCGCCACCAGCGTCGCGAAGGCCCTGTTCAGCCCTTTACTCAGCGTGCCACCTGCCAAGTATTCGTCCAAATTTAATTAAGCGATCGAACACGtcactgatatatatatgcactagCAGCTAGATAGCGTAGGTCGATCGAGCGTAGCAGTCACTGACTAGGATATACTATAGTCTATAGCGTACGTGTGTATATATCGTCGCCTAGCTACGACGATACGTACGCGCgcgtgtacgtacgtacgtacatacatacatacgcaTCGTCAtcctcggcgacgacgactttTCATGCACTCACCGACGGTGTACtccatgacgacgacgacggtgagcACGGCCCACAGCGTGGACACCCCGAAGCCCTTGAAGAGCGGCGTCACGTAGTAGAGCACGGACACCAGCGTGAGCGCCAGCCCGACCTTGAGCGAGTGCACCACCCTCCTcgggtcgtcggcggcgatgcCCGCCACCTTCCTCGCGAACCCGGCCACCCATCGCCCGACCATCTCAAGCAGCGCTCGCAGCCGCGCCCAGCAACCAGCCAGCCACCCCCCACCGCCGACGACCACTCCGGCGTTCGTCTGGtgctccgtcgctgccgccgccgcctccacggcAGCAGAATGCATGATGGCCATGAAAATGATAAGTTGTGGAGCTAGCCTAGCCTAGTAGTGTGTGAGGTTAATTTGGGTGAGGGATAGATTGCGAGAGAAGCACGGTAGAAGATGGCTGGTGCACGGGATGCCTTATATAGACGCGTGCCCGGGCAAAGAACGCGCGGGCcagctgcatgcatgagcTCTCGATCGGCGCTTTTCGCAGACAGGATCGACCACTTTTTTTTGGAGAATATGACTTGGGATACCGTTTGTTGTTGAcgcatgttttctttttaagaaCCGGGAAACAATTCTATAAACTCTTAAAACAAACatgtaaattcaaatataagttatataataTACCAAATATAACCGTAAATATATATGCCTATAGTttaatttcttgttttgttaatagaaactaaatttaaatttaaatttgtatgtctgtaaagtgatatatatatatatcatattaatctatcctttataaaatattataataatatatttatcttacACGTAAGTAAATGAGTAGACGGGTGTTTAGAATCCACTTCCAAATAACCGAAATATTGTGATGTGTTGTTGTGTCTCGTTTCGACTCGTCTTCGTTAACGTTAGTTGCTCTCGTTGTTGTTGCTAGTCGTCGTTGATAGCTGATACAGTGATACTAGGTTTTTGCCAGCTCACAGGTCACTGGTCCGACTGTCCGAGGAAATGTGGAGTGTTGGCTGAGTGGTTAATTTTGAGGAGGTATCGAGTATCGAAAGATATATACTTTATGTATCTGGAGGTACTTTCacgttttatatatgtcacaCAATACACATTAATTATGAGgcaaattactcatttttatAGTTTGTTGGCTTATTAAATTTCGGCCATATAGTCTCACaagattatttaatatttcatctAGCTGTTTCCATAATATTTATCGTTGTAATTTGGACAAGACTGGTGTTTAACTTCTAGCTAGAACTTTTGAGTAccaataacttttaaattaaaatatttgctTTAGAGACATAAAGACCAtgatatagattaatattgaaaatactttataaaatcatatatttattgatattactatatatattatacaaataATGGTTTACATTgttttcttgaaaatattttcgttGTCCAAAACAATAAGCATTTCTAAACTGAAGGCAACAGTTCAGCACTAGCTCGCAACACATCACTTGTTGCCTGTTGGGTGCCTTTATTACTTGTATATTCacttgaaaatattgttggcTGAGACAGAATGCAACTTGTCCTTGCCTTACAAATGTATGGGTGTGGGTTTAActagcaaaataaattaagcaaGCTACATCTTTCCACTCTGACTTTTTTGAATGAACCGACCAAGTGGAGACGTACTGAAgcattttcacaaaaaagaaGCCCTTTTATTTGGCATTTGTGATAATTAAAGCAACTCATGCATCATTTGAAAACGGAAAAAAGGGATCGAGACCTGGTGTGTGATCCATTTCATTGTCTCTTAGTCTCTCTCTACGTACCATCACTAGCTATCAAGATGTGGCCTGActtatcaataaaattttctgaaatttaggTACTCCTCAACCATAGCTTATCACATTGAATTCCATAAAAGCTCGATCTAGCCCAAGCACACACTTCTATTTTCTGACAGCACTTAATATATGAACCTTTGTTCAATGCATGTGGACAAATTAATCGCTGGCATCTTGTCATCGCTAGTCAAACTCTTTTTCTCCACCGTTGAGAGAGCTGACCACTATAATCACACACCACTACTGTTTAATTACTTCTGTGCTACGTAATTTCCCTAGTCTTCACAGAACTCGCATGAATTCTGTGAGCAAACAGTGGCAGTCGTAGTCCCAGGTGATCCACAGTATTTTGCAGGCGTGCTTtggttcagagttcagactcACTGTCTGTCTGCCTGCCTGTCTACGTATGTACACAGCTCATACAGCAACAACACATACTTGACTACTGCAAATATACACAATACCGGGCCGTATTTCCTCTTCTTGTTTGGATGGTTTAGCCAAAGCGAGCGTTTCTTCATTTCGTGCAATCTTCTAGGTGCTAAGTACAGCTACTAGCTGGAATCAAATTCACTGCACTACAAGTGAACCAAAGTACAATTATTCAATCTATCCATCCGTCGCCCAAAAAGCTCAGCTTTATTTCAAGAACGAGGTGATATATGCATCAATGCATGCATACGAAATGGCTGACACACAGTTACACAGAGCACAGGGCAGCTGGATCCTGGTGCTGGTCGATTTACAGGCAAGAGAGAGCAACGCTGCGCCGCTTATTTCGCCTTTAACTTCTTCGATCTCGCCCTGTCCAATCCCTCTGTATTATTCGCCTTATCCTgcataatatatatgcaatcGCGCAAACTCGATATACAGTATCACCAGCCACGAAATCTAGCTCTGTATAGTACGAGAAATGAGTCGGATAACACAGCATATATCGGTATGATCAGAGAACAAAGAAGGGAACATGTGAATAACTGTATCGTCAGTGAAACCAGAACGGCACAGCATGGCATAAACCAAGAATATGTGCTCTGATATGCTTGCTAGCCTCTGTGGATCCCAGAAATCCCACTAGTGGCCTATATCTAAAGGAAAATCATTACCACATTTTCTATTGCCCATTTAGCCCATTTTCTTTCTCATTCCGTCGTAAAATTTCCGCGAAAGCGAAAGACAGATAACTCTGAAATGTAAAGCATCGTTTCTGCCTGGCATGTGCCATTGCAAAAATGtatggagctagctagcaagtagcagcagcagcagaagctaGGGTAGTGACCCTCGATCATAGTCATAGCCgcaatatatatgtgatagACAATCTATAATGGGATTATATGGAAGGTGCTGCGaagctgaagaaaaaaaatgtgcttAGTGGAATTGCCTTTGTTGTCAAGAGGAAAAGGGGCCTTTTGGACACCGATCGGTAGTGGTGTTCTCCAACTTAAGCTTGGCATCATTTTGATGATCACGCAGTAATGGTCTGTATGACTTCGCTTTGCACTTTAATCTGCACTCGCCCTGTCGACCACCGTACATCTCTGTCCTGTGAAGTTGGTCGTACTACGTACTTCTAGGTCGACCATCTATTTCTTCGGCGGCAGAATTCAGCTGTGCACTATCTCAGCTCGCTGACCTCTTCGATCTCTTGCTCATGCTTGTCTCTTTCTGCCTGTTGCTTCATCTGCTTATCAGGGAGAAAAATGCTTAACTCTGCTAATTTAGGGTTTGAGCTGTGCATTGTCGTGTAGGACgataagaaagaaagagactGAAAATTAAAGAAATGTCTTGCTCGGTTAATTGTGAGTTCTGACGGCCGCATTCGACGTTTGTTAGGTCAGGATGCGGTCAGTACAATACTATGGCATCATGAAATGTCCtttggaaaaaaaggaaaatgacgATCTAGGGGAATCTAGGAACTAGATGCCACGATCATTCTCCTCCCCTGATTTTCTTCTCCGGGCGAAAAATTAAAGTCCAAATCGCCGTCGAATTTTGCGTATGTGTTTCACACCAAGAATCGCAGCagctttaattaatttgctgtTCTAGCTCTTCTTGCAACcgaacgacatatttatacgtgaaaaataatttgtaaaaaattatatatgtaataagactagaaaataaattttagtaaaaaaaacttcaaaatcaactttaaatttaagatttaaaattttaaattttgatttataagtataaatagaatcGAAGAGATGGAAGCGCTAGCTAGCGAGCGTGCACGTAGCGATCGATCAGAACCGTGAGTGGTACGGAAAACCTACAACTTGACCGGAAAAGGAACTCAAAGGTTTCCGACAAAAACACGTCGCCGGTGGTACGGTGGGGCACTCGACCATGGATGAACTCTCCACTTAAATCTTTCTCTCGTCGCCACCACCAGAAgccggagatcgatcgatcgatcgagctggaTCCATGACAGGGTATTCGAATTCAATTCTTATCTCCCTCAAAAATTCAGCCACATTTCACCTTCCAATCCTGATTCAGAGCTTTAATTGTTGGATCAATGCTACATATGTACATACGAGCATATATCGTCCTGTACTCAATTCCTTGCAGGATCGAGCTGCTAAACCGTAGTGCTGAGCTAGTAATTAGAAGTCTAACGATACTGTCTCTGCAGCCACAGGCGtcacatcgatcgatcttggCACTTGGGTGTACGTCTCTGAATCCAAGCATGCAGCGCAGTGCGTGGTTGCGGCAGACTTTGGCCAAGTAGCTAGCAAGTGACCGACCGAGATCGACGTCGACCAGAAACTTATTACTGAGCTCGTTGGGAATAAAGGCGGCCAGCACggtttcgatcgatcgatcgaggcaGTGCTAGCTGAGCAAAGCCAGCCATCAAAACCGGCACTGCAGGTCTCTGGAGATTCGAGAATCGAGATCAGGTTCGTGCGTGTATGTACAAAAGGTGATCGAAGGGACACGAGCAGCCTCGGCTTTTCagtcttatatttataaatttaaatttaaaattttaactttaaatttagagttgattttaggttttttttattgtactatctctgtttcatattgtaagattttctagacttgtctaaattcatcgattgacgaacatatataatttatatatatgtctagatttattagcatccatataaatctaggtcttatattgtaaaattgaGGGAATAGTAATTTTCAGGCTTAGCTTCtggatcgctaagaatacatatataaaaaatttaagtaattttacagttctggagtaggtaccgagaggtaccaaaatttagtgtaaaatttggtacctcataaCTACCTAGGTAccaggtaccaaaattttacaccgaaattttagtacctcatggtaccttctcaaggaccataaaattgctcaaaaaattttattcacaaagtATTTTCCGTTCTTagcgtaattaaaaaaaattcaaacaatcaTTCCAAGAGAAGAGGAGATGATATGATCAAACGTGTCAGGACGCAAAGAGAACCGTATCTGCATGCATGAGTAGTACCGTACCGATGTGCATGGGCAACTCCCGGTTTGAAGATCTAATTGCATTGCCCTATCCACTCGTTCGGCTGAGGCGATCGAATGGGGTCACAGAAATGGGGTCTGATTAAGTGAACCAACCGATATGGACGGATTGCTGGGCTGGGTACGTTGTACGGACTTCCCTGCGCATTCTGCCGCTGCCCCTCAGATATCATGCTATTCGTTCACTCCAAAAATATAGCACCTAATATTaagttatataataattaatactataaatatgaatatgcCATGGTTCTATGTTGCgtctaattaattagtttcagaatgttatattttggaacggagccCGAGCGTATATTCCTGTATGTGTCACGGTGACGTGTCACGTGAGGTGCACGTCATGGCTGGCGCTGACTCCGGAGGACTACTAGCTTACATGCATTTATCTACGATCTTCCCGATGGAGGCTCTGCCGCTGGAATGGATGCATCatctatcgatcgatcggtggccGGCATCCGTGGTCCAAGGTGTCGGCCAGCGTACGTGTTTAGTTCGTAGACGGTACCAGCTTGTACGAGTTAAAAAGGGTCGACTAGCATCATGAGGAAGTGCTGGGTCTAGCACGCGGTGTGTTGCGCACCAACATGAACCGTCCCATCGGGTTCATCGGCACAGCTAGTCGCTGCATGCATCGGAGTAGTGATACAGTCAAATTACCCGCACGGCTGTTTGGGGATGAGCACTCTTGACGATTATGTggactaataaataaaatttcaaatgtaACTGCATTGGGTGATTGATCggttaaaaaactaaacagcatatttacaaattaaaaataatttatgaataattttcttatttacgTGTTTTTAGAAATCTAAAAGCTATGACTGAAAagtaaactaaaataaaaaacattaaaatcaacATGAATGTAGAAGCGAAACGACAAGGGTGATAGTGCGTAGTTATAGACTTGTAGACTTATAGTGCAAGTAATTTCTATTATAAAATACCAGTTACtactctgtcaaaaaaaaacattcctGGGTTGTGTAGTtcgagcgtttgaccatccgtcttatttgaaaaatttattaaaaagctaaaaaaaattagtcgtaCCTAGAGTACTATTCATGCtttatcatgtagtaacaataaaaatattaatcataaaaaattttcaaataagactaaaagttaaaaattctatctaaaaacataacataaaaattcgtttgtacgtgACAACCCAACCGATGTATATAAGGTCTTTTTCGTCCAACCAAACCTCCCATGTGATAGCTTGGAATGGACTCTCAGGAGGGCGTGACTGGGCGTCGGGTATGGCCACTGGAGGAGCTTCCGATGCGCTAGCCTCGCCTCGACGTCGTCACTCCCCCTTAATTCGGTCCGTCCTTGCCAGTTGCCAATGCATTTGCTCTTAGCTGCCTGCGTGCCTGCGTGGGATCCGCGTCGTGCGTGCCCTGTACGTTGACCCTTGCTACGGCTGTACCCCAACTATACACCAACCCTGTTCGCAGCCGGTTGGTCGATCACTCGCTCGCTGCCTGCAAATGCAAGCGTGCGTGCGCATGCGCGACAGCCGGAGCAGGAGAGCCGTCCATTCCATATATATGGACGACCAACGGAGAAGTATGGCTGGAACCGGCAAAGCCGCCGCGGCTGATGCTCGACGCCGGAAATAACGACGGCGGGACCGGCGCCATCCGAACGAAAACCGGCAAGCCGCCATGCAACAGAAGCAAAGGGGTCGACTTGTACTCTTGTTTTTCCTGTCTTTTCTGTTTTAGAACCGAGTGGAATAGCTAGGAATTCAAATAATGCTGGAGTATTCTGGAACATACCAGAAGTTCTCCTATCCAACAGgaccggtcgccgccgccgtcgtgttcTAAGCCAAAGTCACTCTCTCCCAATCTCCTCTGTTTTATACACAGGTGAAGCAGTACATGGGCCGCAGCCCATGGTTACACGGCCCACTCCGGCCCAACATATCGGTTATTGGGTTTAGGCAGTCTCCTCTTccggaattttttgaattttgaattttatttaataaataatttaccaatttaattttgcatttcaaaaaatcacaaaactaacctcctgccgccctctaggaggacagaaaggtgacgtggcaaacggtcACTCGGTCGCAACGAACGCCCCGAAATGTCGGCGCAGCAAATTTTGCCGTGCCGCCCGAAAATTTTTCATTGAAACAAGAATTTTTTGATCGAACCGCGGTTATATACGTATATGtacaacatatataattatctaATCACAATTACTATCATAACTTAGTGGTCATTGCCCCACTCCTCTATCTAGGAGACTAGAGGTCAAATTTTGGTACCaggatattttatttgattttttctcggGCTGGCAAAAATAGGAAGAAAATATACTCTTGTGAGGATTTAACCTTGGGTCTCTTAAATAGAAGAGCTGgcaaaaataatatactcTTGTGAGGATTTAACCTTGGGTCTCCTAAATAGAAGAGAGAGACAGTAGCCAAAGAACTATTTATGATCTAACAATTACATACGTTATACATATGCGTATCTAACCGCGGTTCAATCGAAAAATTACCGGGTGACAcgataaattttacatttaggtCAGGGCGGCAAGgacctaaatgcaaaatttgccgTGCCGCCGTTTCTGGCCGTTCGTCGTGGCCGAgtggccgtttgccacgtcacctttctgCCCTCTCAGAGGACGGCAGGAggttaattttgtgattttttaaatataaaattaaatttgtaaattatttaataaataaaattcaaaattcaaaaaattctccTCTTCCGCGGCTCCTTCTCCTGTAGCTCATCCGGCAATTCCCGCGGCTGCTGGTCCACTTCTTCAGTGAGCACGTCTGGGATCCTGACACTTTCCTTGTAATTCACAGCAAATTTAATTGAAAGCTATTAACTAGTATAAAATGTATAATAGCTAAAATATATCAGCTATAATATCGGCTCCAGTATTATTCTCTTAACTCTTTCCCTCGCTGatgtatttaaaatattcatCTTAGAGCATGAGCTAGATATAGCATAATATCCAACccgtcttattttttttactcatatctttttgcttttgtttattcttataaactaaaatttgatttttcaatcaTAAATCTCGAGTTGATTTAGGAGTTttctcatcgtagtttatttttcagaattaacttttagatcactaagaacgcgtatataaaaaatttattcataaattattttttatttgcaaatatgttgtttggttttttctaaaaaattccaaacaaCGACTGTGATAGTATGAGACAACCGAGAAAGTAAATCTAAAgagatcaaacataaattctAAATATAATCCTTTCGTGTGAGCCTCATTGATGTAGTACTGTCGGTCATAACTTCCACTTATAGCTGAACATGAATTGAGTGAGATTAGTTCGGCCAACGGAGGAATGGAGATAGGGATGCAGCGTGAGACTGGAACAATAAATTAGCTACCTTAGTTCATGGATTCTCGCTTTACCAGTGGAACATATTTGTAGATAAGTAATAATATCTTGTTCTTAAATACAAGAGATTCTAAGAATGAATCTAAATAAGTACTTACAGTACATAAACTCTACGGAATGGCGTCCCGTCCGAACGGAGTCGATTAATgagccttcttcttctcctcctcctgagCTTCCTTCCCGGCGCTGGTGCCCCGTGCTTATTCGCCACCTGCGTTGCCTCCTCTACTCCCATGCCTCCACTCTCCTCTGCTTCACACTGCTCCCCTCTACACCGTGCTGTCTAGcttcgccgctgccgcccatCTCCGTCCACCATGCTTCCCTCCGCTGGCTTCGCTCCGCGCTCCGCTGCGTCCTCCATGTTATGTCGTCCCACGTCAACTGCTATCGTATGCTCAATAACTTATCATGTCCGGAAGGGATCCCATACTCTAGTCAGCATGTCTATACTATCATTGATTGGTGATTACATGTGTGTATCGAATGTATAAAACCTTCTGATCCTAATTCATGAATAGAGGAAAACTAAGAGGGTATGGAGtagaaatcaaaatatttaggGGTAACAGAGTATACTGCACAGCTGGATTCTATATAATGTACGCCAGCCGAGATAGGAGTACGTTATGTCGTGGAAATACAATAGACCTGTCCGTTTTAGGCTGGGCCGAGCACCAAACCAAAAACCTCCTGGGCCGCCGTGGCACGCCGCGCACGCGATCGAGCAGCTCGCCCACACCGCACGGTCGCGGGCCCGTGCGCACGTCGAGCGGCGCGGAGTACGAGCAACACCAGGTTACGGCCTGCAGCTCCAACGCCGCGGCAGCCGGCGAGGGGTGAGTCTAATCTGCGATCGCGTGCGGCCGCGCTCCACTCGCGAACGTTTTTTCGGCTTCCGGGGGACAAACCAGCCCACGTGaaacccccccccctctctctctctctctctctctctcttctctctctctatatatatatatatatacactttttTGTCGTATAAACTTtacgcatataaaatttatacatttatacatataaattttatacatagaaactctctatatataaatctttattcatataaatttatataggtaaactttatacatataaagttaAGTCCCTACctgtaaagtttatatatatatatatatatatatatatatatatacacacacacacacgtatAAACTTGGACATGTAAACTTgagatatataaactttatataatatatacaccCACAAACTCTCTACATAAAATCTACATAGAtacaaaaacattatatatacatgatatatacttattatagaaaaatatttatatataaatttatacctgtaaactttatacccaTCAAGTTAAAACCTATTTGTaaagtaaaaaagagaaaaaaaaagtattgcaTGTAGCCAAAATAGACCGTGGGCCGGCCAGTGCCACGCGGGCGTGCGACCGCGTGCACATTAGTCTTTTCGGCCGGCGAGGCCTAAGCAGACATGAGTATAGTCGGcccaatttaaatttagactgTTACGGTAGACATTGTCTCGATTAATCAATCCATTGCTAAACTACACCGACACACGACACAATGTCTCAGGTCAATTCTAAgcctataaatttaaataaaaatatatctggATACCATTGTTTTGAAACGGGCGTAGTATCGTGCAATCAGACCTTTTCTATAGCTAAGgtttttcttaaattaaaatttctgtCACTATGATTTGGTTTCTgccatttaattaattctggAAAGCATATGGCGTGCTCGTCGGCAAAATAGGGTATAAACCGCGGAACAAGCACGTTTTTCTCCGGTCTAATTAGAGCTGAGGCGAAGCTTTAAACCAAAGACCGGCATTGGgccctaaaaaaaaaagaactgtcCAGATTGCCAACTTGTCGGCTCCGAAAGTCGGTAAAGCATGCAAAATCGTCATCGACCTAAAAAACCGCGATCCGCCGGCCGACAATCTAGCACAAGAATTTTATATCAAACCGTTGAACAATCAACTAGATCGAGCCTCAATCAATGAGAATTATATATGGGTCCTACCTGCATATTTATAACCACTTGTCGTACATATACTTTCAGAATAATtgagtcaaacattttaaattttagttattaataaaaaataaattcaaaatgataacttatataataaaaacttaaaagttgATCACGTATCATGTCTGTAACTCTTCTAATTTGAagtacattatttttataaatagtattgGATAAAATAACATCTcgaagtatattttaaatccaacaataattatattttaaaatcaagAGAAAGTACTGGTATTTATCTAAAATGGTACAGTGTCCATTTCTAACTAATTGGCTCCAACACGGCAGCACCTGCCTTGGATACTTTCAACCTCATTTTTCTGTATCTGATTAtgcatataaaccaaaatttaaatttttaacactaaatttagaattattttaagattttatcgtagtttattttctaaactttgATTCTGGATCACTAGTAA
This window harbors:
- the LOC102705523 gene encoding aluminum-activated malate transporter 1 → MAIMHSAAVEAAAAATEHQTNAGVVVGGGGWLAGCWARLRALLEMVGRWVAGFARKVAGIAADDPRRVVHSLKVGLALTLVSVLYYVTPLFKGFGVSTLWAVLTVVVVMEYTVGGTLSKGLNRAFATLVAGFIAVGAHQVANRCGAQGEPILLAIFVFLLASAATFSRFIPEIKARYDYGVTIFILTFSLVAVSSYRVEELIQLAHQRFSTIVVGVATCLCTTIFVMPVWAGEDLHKLTAGNLDKLAQFLEGMEIECFGENASAENLEGKTFLQAYKSILNSKATEDSLCNFAKWEPGHGKFSFRHPWSQYQKIGALSRQCASSMEAMASYVITLTKSQYPEANPELSLKVRTACGEMSSHSAQALRELSAAIRTMTVPSTTNNSMSAAIKAAKALRSEISEDKALLQVMHAAVTASLLSDLVTQVKKIAESVDNLARLACFKIPEKSQKDVVVVINIMS